The Streptomyces sp. NBC_00344 genome includes a window with the following:
- the rhaI gene encoding L-rhamnose isomerase has protein sequence MSDLSAVKAALKSQVIETPSWGYGNSGTRFKVFTQQGVPRDPFEKLDDAAQVHAATGVAPVVSLHIPWDRVDDFAGLSRYAKDLGLRLGGINANVFQDDAYRLGSVANPDPGVRRRAIDHLLECVDIMDATGSRDLKLWFADGTNYPGQDDIVARQDRLSHALSEVYERLGDDQRILLEYKLFEPSFYTTDVPDWGTSYAHCLTLGDKAQVVVDTGHHAPGTNIEFIVAFLLRQGKLGGFDFNSRFYADDDLMVGAADPFQLFRILHEVAKNDGFAPRTGVAFMLDQCHNIEAKIPAVIRSVMNVQEATAKALLVETDVLREAQNSGDVLTANSVLMDAYNADVRPLLAEVRQEQGLDPDPVAAYRASGWQQRIVKERVGGVQAGWGA, from the coding sequence ATGTCTGACCTGTCGGCCGTGAAGGCCGCCCTGAAATCGCAGGTGATCGAGACCCCGTCATGGGGCTACGGGAATTCCGGAACCCGGTTCAAGGTGTTCACGCAGCAAGGGGTCCCCCGTGATCCCTTCGAGAAACTGGACGACGCCGCGCAGGTGCATGCGGCCACCGGCGTCGCTCCCGTCGTCTCGTTGCACATCCCCTGGGACCGGGTGGACGACTTCGCCGGGCTCTCGCGGTATGCGAAGGATCTGGGGCTGCGGCTCGGCGGGATCAACGCCAACGTCTTCCAGGACGACGCCTACCGGCTCGGGTCCGTCGCCAACCCCGACCCGGGGGTGCGTCGTCGCGCCATCGACCATCTGCTGGAATGCGTCGACATCATGGATGCCACCGGCTCGCGCGACCTGAAGCTGTGGTTCGCCGACGGCACCAACTACCCCGGCCAGGACGACATCGTCGCCCGGCAGGACCGGCTGTCGCATGCGCTCAGCGAGGTGTATGAGCGCCTCGGCGACGACCAGCGGATCCTGCTGGAGTACAAGCTGTTCGAGCCGTCCTTCTACACCACCGATGTGCCCGACTGGGGGACGTCGTACGCGCACTGCCTGACGCTCGGGGACAAGGCACAGGTCGTGGTGGACACCGGGCATCACGCGCCGGGCACCAACATCGAGTTCATCGTCGCCTTCCTGCTGCGGCAGGGAAAGCTCGGCGGCTTCGACTTCAACTCACGCTTCTACGCCGACGACGACCTGATGGTCGGGGCCGCCGATCCGTTCCAGCTGTTCCGGATCCTCCACGAGGTGGCGAAGAACGACGGGTTCGCCCCGCGCACCGGTGTGGCGTTCATGCTCGACCAGTGCCACAACATCGAGGCCAAGATTCCGGCCGTCATACGCTCCGTGATGAACGTCCAGGAGGCCACCGCCAAGGCGCTGCTGGTCGAAACGGACGTGCTGCGCGAGGCGCAGAACAGCGGTGACGTCCTCACGGCCAACTCCGTGCTGATGGACGCCTACAACGCGGATGTGCGCCCGCTGCTGGCAGAAGTGCGCCAGGAGCAGGGGCTCGACCCGGACCCGGTCGCCGCCTACCGCGCCTCCGGTTGGCAGCAGCGGATCGTCAAGGAGCGCGTCGGTGGCGTGCAGGCCGGCTGGGGCGCCTGA
- a CDS encoding bifunctional aldolase/short-chain dehydrogenase, whose amino-acid sequence MTSSPQAAELLARSNRLGADPQNTNFAGGNTSAKGSAPDPVTGAPTELLWVKGSGGDLGTLTESGLAVLRLDRLRALVDVYPGVEREDDMVSAFDFCLHGRGGAAPSIDTAMHGLVDAPHVDHLHPDSGIALACAADGEKLTAECFGDSVVWVPWRRPGFQLGLDIAAVHRANPQAIGCVLGGHGITAWGGTSRECEENSLRIIRQAQMFLEEKGAPEPFGPPLDGFGPLPETERRERAAALAPLLRGLASTDRRQVGHFDDSSPVLDFLARAEHPRLSALGTSCPDHFLRTKVRPLVLDLPPTAPLQEVTDRLKELHAHYRGDYAAYYDRHATPGSPPMRGADPAVVLVPGVGMFSFGRDKQTARVAGEFYLNAINVMRGAEAVSRYTPIEESEKFRIEYWSLEEAKLQRMPGPKPLAARVALVTGAGSGIGKAIAHRLAAEGACVVVADLNAETAAAVAAQLGGPDRAVAVSVDVTDEDRITAAFQEAALAFGGVDLVVNNAGISISKPLLETSAHDWDLQHDIMARGSFLVSREAARLMIDQGQGGDIVYIASKNAVFAGPNNVAYSATKADQAHQVRLLAAELGGHGIRVNGVNPDGVVRGSGIFAAGWGAQRAAVYGVEEDKLGEFYAQRTLLKREVLPEHVANAVFALTGGDLTHTTGLHIPVDAGVAAAFLR is encoded by the coding sequence ATGACGTCATCTCCGCAGGCCGCCGAACTGCTGGCGCGTTCCAACCGCCTGGGTGCCGACCCGCAGAACACCAACTTCGCCGGCGGCAACACCTCCGCGAAGGGCTCCGCCCCCGACCCGGTGACCGGCGCCCCGACCGAACTCCTCTGGGTCAAGGGCTCGGGCGGAGACCTGGGCACCCTCACCGAGTCCGGGCTCGCCGTGCTGCGGCTTGACCGGCTGCGCGCGCTGGTGGACGTGTACCCGGGGGTGGAGCGGGAGGACGACATGGTTTCCGCCTTCGACTTCTGCCTGCACGGCCGGGGCGGTGCCGCGCCGTCCATCGACACCGCCATGCACGGTCTGGTGGACGCCCCGCACGTCGACCACCTGCATCCCGACTCCGGCATCGCACTGGCCTGCGCCGCCGACGGCGAGAAGCTGACAGCCGAGTGCTTCGGCGACAGCGTGGTGTGGGTGCCGTGGCGCCGGCCCGGTTTCCAGCTCGGCCTGGACATCGCCGCGGTGCACAGGGCGAATCCGCAGGCGATCGGCTGCGTCCTGGGCGGGCACGGCATCACCGCGTGGGGCGGAACGTCGCGGGAGTGCGAGGAGAACTCGCTGCGGATCATCCGCCAGGCACAGATGTTCCTGGAGGAGAAGGGCGCTCCTGAGCCCTTCGGCCCGCCGCTCGACGGGTTCGGGCCGCTGCCGGAGACCGAGCGCCGTGAGCGCGCCGCCGCCCTCGCCCCGCTGCTGCGCGGCCTGGCGTCCACCGACCGCCGGCAGGTGGGCCACTTCGACGACAGCTCCCCGGTGCTGGACTTCCTGGCCCGCGCCGAGCATCCCAGGCTCAGCGCGCTGGGTACCTCCTGCCCGGACCACTTCCTGCGCACCAAGGTCCGTCCGCTGGTGCTGGATCTGCCCCCCACCGCCCCGCTGCAGGAGGTGACCGACCGCCTCAAGGAGCTGCACGCGCACTACCGCGGTGACTACGCGGCCTACTACGACCGGCACGCGACGCCCGGGTCACCGCCGATGCGCGGCGCTGATCCGGCAGTCGTTCTGGTTCCCGGCGTGGGGATGTTCTCCTTCGGCAGGGACAAGCAGACGGCGCGGGTCGCGGGCGAGTTCTACCTGAACGCGATCAACGTGATGCGCGGTGCGGAAGCGGTGTCCCGGTACACCCCGATCGAGGAGTCGGAGAAATTCCGCATCGAGTACTGGTCGCTCGAGGAAGCGAAGCTCCAGCGGATGCCCGGGCCCAAACCGCTGGCTGCCCGGGTCGCACTGGTCACCGGAGCGGGATCCGGTATCGGAAAGGCCATCGCCCACCGGCTGGCGGCCGAGGGTGCCTGTGTGGTGGTCGCCGACCTGAACGCGGAGACCGCCGCCGCTGTCGCCGCGCAACTGGGCGGCCCCGACCGGGCTGTCGCCGTGAGTGTCGATGTGACCGACGAGGACCGGATCACGGCCGCATTCCAGGAGGCCGCACTCGCCTTCGGCGGCGTGGACCTGGTCGTCAACAACGCCGGTATCTCGATTTCCAAGCCACTGCTCGAGACCAGTGCCCACGACTGGGACCTTCAGCACGACATCATGGCCCGTGGTTCCTTCCTGGTCTCCCGGGAAGCCGCCCGCCTCATGATCGACCAGGGACAGGGAGGCGACATCGTCTACATCGCCTCGAAGAACGCGGTGTTCGCCGGCCCCAACAACGTCGCCTATTCGGCCACCAAGGCCGACCAGGCACATCAGGTGCGGCTGCTGGCCGCAGAGCTCGGCGGCCACGGCATCCGCGTCAACGGCGTCAACCCTGACGGCGTGGTGCGCGGCTCGGGCATCTTCGCCGCCGGCTGGGGCGCACAGCGCGCCGCCGTGTACGGGGTGGAGGAGGACAAGCTCGGCGAGTTCTACGCCCAGCGCACATTGCTCAAGCGCGAGGTGCTGCCCGAGCACGTCGCCAACGCGGTCTTCGCACTGACCGGCGGCGACCTCACGCACACCACCGGCCTGCACATCCCCGTCGATGCCGGTGTGGCCGCCGCATTCCTGCGCTGA
- a CDS encoding rhamnulokinase, which translates to MPSPSHSSASHPVFAAADLGATSGRVMMGRVGREHLSLSEAHRFPNRPLRLSGGLHWDVQSLFRGVLDGLRAVSQSTDVLSVGVDSWAVDYGLLDADGHLLGNPYHYRDSRTESAVPEVWASVPPEELYRITGLQHLPFNTVFQLAAAGGSAQLAAARTLLLIPDLIVHWLTGSVGAEATNASTTGLFDARSGTWSAALLERLAINPSLLPPIRLPGEAAGTLLPQVAARTGLAGSTPVTTVASHDTASAVAAVPARTDRFGYISCGTWSLAGLELDAPVVTEASREANFTNERGIDGTYRFLRNIMGMWLLSETQRVWSARGLPTDLGRLLALAARARPFGALVDPGAPEFLPPGDMPARITAYCVRTGQQPPPDQGSMVRSIIESLALAHRAALFTAAELSGREIDVVHLVGGGSRNELLCQLTADATGLRVIAGPTEATALGNVLVQARAHGLVGDRSDMRRLVAGTQHLRHYQPCGSRRSWAEAAARVGLG; encoded by the coding sequence GTGCCGTCCCCCAGTCACTCCTCCGCCTCACACCCGGTATTCGCCGCTGCCGACCTGGGCGCCACCAGTGGACGGGTGATGATGGGCCGGGTGGGGCGAGAGCATCTGAGCCTGAGTGAGGCGCACCGCTTCCCGAACCGGCCGCTGCGTCTGTCCGGCGGCCTGCACTGGGATGTACAGAGTCTTTTCCGGGGTGTACTGGACGGGCTGCGGGCCGTGTCGCAGTCCACTGATGTCCTGTCGGTCGGGGTGGACAGCTGGGCGGTGGACTACGGTCTCCTCGACGCGGACGGACATCTGCTGGGCAACCCCTACCACTACCGGGACAGCCGCACCGAGAGTGCGGTCCCTGAGGTATGGGCGTCGGTGCCCCCGGAGGAGCTGTACCGCATCACCGGTCTCCAGCACCTGCCGTTCAACACGGTCTTCCAGCTCGCCGCGGCCGGCGGGAGCGCTCAGCTCGCGGCGGCACGCACCTTGTTGCTGATCCCCGACCTGATCGTGCACTGGCTCACCGGCTCCGTGGGTGCCGAGGCCACCAACGCGTCCACGACCGGTCTGTTCGACGCCCGGTCGGGCACATGGTCCGCCGCTCTCCTGGAACGCCTGGCCATCAACCCTTCGCTGCTGCCGCCGATACGCCTGCCGGGCGAGGCCGCGGGGACGCTGCTGCCCCAGGTGGCGGCCAGGACCGGCCTGGCCGGAAGCACCCCGGTGACCACCGTCGCCTCCCACGACACGGCGTCGGCCGTCGCCGCGGTGCCGGCTCGCACCGACCGCTTCGGCTACATCTCATGCGGCACCTGGTCACTGGCCGGACTCGAACTGGACGCGCCGGTCGTGACCGAGGCGTCCAGGGAGGCGAATTTCACCAACGAACGGGGAATCGACGGCACTTACCGCTTTCTGCGCAACATCATGGGGATGTGGCTGCTCTCCGAGACGCAGCGGGTCTGGTCGGCTCGCGGCCTGCCCACCGATCTGGGGCGGCTGCTCGCGCTGGCGGCACGGGCCCGTCCCTTCGGCGCGCTCGTCGACCCCGGCGCGCCGGAGTTCCTGCCACCGGGCGACATGCCCGCCCGCATCACCGCGTACTGCGTCAGAACAGGCCAGCAACCGCCCCCCGATCAGGGTTCGATGGTCCGGTCGATCATCGAGAGCCTGGCGTTGGCGCACCGTGCCGCACTGTTCACGGCCGCCGAGCTGTCAGGGCGCGAGATCGACGTGGTGCACCTGGTCGGCGGGGGCAGTCGTAACGAACTGCTGTGCCAGCTCACCGCCGATGCCACCGGGCTGCGCGTGATCGCCGGTCCCACCGAAGCGACCGCGCTCGGCAACGTACTCGTGCAGGCGCGGGCCCACGGCCTGGTGGGCGACCGGAGCGACATGCGGAGGCTGGTGGCCGGCACCCAGCATCTGCGCCACTACCAGCCGTGCGGCAGTCGGCGGTCCTGGGCCGAGGCGGCCGCCCGGGTGGGCCTCGGCTGA
- a CDS encoding ferritin-like domain-containing protein: MLSARGIFQEIVRSDEAFRLFCSIAAGGESQGGWENGRIAALVPGTMADLAPKIARHGADEDKHGRIFNALLKKRGLEPVEVPREMDYTMLLERRGIGLSHEKLRRDDRLSERDIVVYLSHSRVTEQRASDQMNALVKYVGDQQDIGRAVRMICKDEDNHLAYCHEELLRLVMMGHGQTIRAVLRESAMAEIQEYRKVGLAVMEQMGRILGWPRSKSAVLAAGINSLYGYERFGGWHRMVSLAMPERRDPLGTPAPATA; this comes from the coding sequence GTGCTTTCGGCGCGTGGCATTTTCCAGGAGATCGTCCGCAGCGACGAGGCCTTCAGGCTCTTCTGTTCCATTGCGGCGGGCGGGGAATCGCAGGGCGGCTGGGAGAACGGCCGTATCGCCGCGCTCGTCCCGGGAACCATGGCCGATCTCGCACCGAAGATCGCCCGGCACGGAGCCGACGAGGACAAGCACGGGAGGATCTTCAACGCGCTGCTCAAGAAGCGCGGTCTGGAGCCCGTTGAGGTACCGCGGGAGATGGACTACACCATGCTTCTGGAGCGGAGGGGCATCGGGCTGAGCCACGAGAAGCTGCGCCGGGACGACCGCCTCTCGGAGAGAGACATCGTCGTCTACCTCTCGCACAGCCGGGTCACCGAACAACGGGCATCCGACCAGATGAACGCGCTGGTGAAGTACGTCGGCGACCAGCAGGACATCGGCCGGGCGGTGCGGATGATCTGCAAGGACGAGGACAACCACCTCGCCTACTGCCACGAGGAACTTCTGCGCCTGGTGATGATGGGCCATGGGCAGACCATCAGGGCGGTCCTGCGGGAGAGCGCCATGGCGGAGATCCAGGAGTACCGGAAGGTCGGTCTAGCGGTGATGGAGCAGATGGGCCGCATCCTCGGCTGGCCGAGGAGCAAATCGGCCGTGCTGGCCGCGGGCATCAACTCCCTGTACGGATATGAGCGGTTCGGAGGGTGGCACCGGATGGTCAGCCTCGCCATGCCCGAACGACGGGACCCGCTGGGCACCCCGGCGCCCGCCACCGCCTGA
- a CDS encoding DUF6479 family protein, giving the protein MNLSQWDFAASPGLNLIIAPVVGLIVVGVLIAAFAWGRRIRARESRTPRPDEQPKLPEGGPVWEVTEVREPDEMPRQAHDRILPHELKGNGGTRTSSSDKPREWNENSGGGFGSGGFGG; this is encoded by the coding sequence ATGAACCTGTCGCAATGGGACTTCGCCGCCTCCCCGGGGTTGAACCTCATCATCGCTCCGGTAGTGGGGCTGATCGTCGTGGGCGTGCTCATCGCTGCTTTCGCGTGGGGACGCCGGATCAGGGCGCGTGAGTCCCGCACCCCCCGCCCGGACGAGCAGCCGAAGCTGCCGGAGGGCGGCCCGGTGTGGGAGGTCACCGAGGTCCGGGAGCCCGATGAGATGCCGCGCCAGGCGCATGACCGGATCCTCCCGCACGAGCTCAAGGGCAACGGCGGCACACGTACGAGTTCGTCCGACAAGCCGCGTGAGTGGAACGAGAACTCGGGCGGCGGTTTCGGGAGCGGTGGTTTCGGAGGCTGA
- a CDS encoding SpoIIE family protein phosphatase, which yields MGGTEEFAAGDDEAQAGVVPSSTGGLLDVLGVAAMVLDAEGRVVLWSPQAEHLLGYSADEALGQYGAQLMVAERHFDLVLRLFSQVMSSGESWAGVFPVRHKDGTTRLLEFRNMRLLDDLGDFYALGLATDQETLRRVERDLALSVRLVEQSPIGLAVVGTDLRYRTINAALERMDGQSAGDRIGRRVGEILPFVDAKMIEAQMRQVLETGTPQVDRQVVGHNAAEPGADRAWSVSLYRLEDSGGRILGLAVSVIDVTDRYRAAAEAERARHRLALVADASVRIGTTLDLEQTARELADVAVPALADIAAVDVLDTVLQGQPSRKEGPAAIRALAVASAYPTVATDAADPPGEAAHYGADRLVTRCVRTARPVREPHLDAEKMSSVARDSHAAALLTEAGVHSYLAVPLIARGEVLGALDLKRARNTLPFTEDDALLASELAARAAVCIDNARLYRQQRETALTLQRSMLPRTPGDLVGLEAASRYEPAGSGYEVGGDWFDIIPLRDGRTALVVGDVMGSGIYAATTMGRLRTATQTLSRLALDPAEVLRHLDGIIADLDPWLATCVYAVFDPDKGQCCVSTAGHLPPVLVPAAGVPHLLDLPTGAPLGVGGIPFRDLTIDLAPGDRLVLYTDGLVETRDEDIDARLDALLELLRTPDRTLEDTCDRLLRELRNPDEQDDVALLIARVRPPHSSPPPTTDVRTG from the coding sequence ATGGGCGGCACCGAGGAGTTTGCGGCCGGCGATGACGAAGCGCAGGCAGGTGTGGTCCCCTCGTCGACCGGAGGGCTGCTGGACGTCCTCGGGGTCGCTGCGATGGTGCTGGATGCCGAAGGGCGTGTTGTGCTGTGGAGCCCGCAGGCAGAGCATCTGCTGGGTTACTCCGCCGATGAGGCGCTGGGCCAGTACGGCGCTCAGCTCATGGTCGCCGAGAGGCATTTCGATCTCGTGCTGAGGCTGTTCTCCCAGGTGATGAGCAGTGGGGAGAGCTGGGCGGGGGTATTCCCCGTACGGCACAAGGACGGAACCACACGGCTGCTGGAGTTCCGCAACATGCGGCTGCTCGACGACCTCGGGGACTTCTACGCCCTGGGGCTCGCCACGGACCAGGAGACGCTGCGCCGGGTGGAGCGGGACCTCGCGCTGTCCGTGCGGTTGGTGGAGCAGTCGCCGATCGGGCTGGCAGTGGTGGGAACCGATCTTCGGTATCGGACCATCAACGCCGCGCTGGAACGGATGGACGGCCAGAGCGCGGGAGACCGCATCGGCCGACGGGTCGGGGAGATCCTGCCCTTCGTCGACGCCAAAATGATCGAGGCGCAGATGCGGCAGGTCCTGGAGACCGGCACACCGCAGGTGGACCGGCAGGTGGTGGGTCACAACGCCGCCGAACCCGGGGCCGACCGCGCCTGGTCGGTTTCGCTGTACCGGCTCGAGGACTCGGGTGGCCGGATTCTGGGCCTCGCCGTCTCGGTGATCGACGTGACCGACCGGTACCGGGCGGCGGCCGAGGCGGAGCGGGCGCGGCACCGTCTCGCCCTGGTCGCGGACGCCTCGGTACGGATCGGTACCACCCTTGATCTTGAGCAGACGGCCCGCGAGCTGGCGGATGTGGCCGTGCCCGCGCTCGCCGACATCGCGGCCGTGGACGTCCTCGACACGGTGCTGCAGGGCCAGCCGAGCCGGAAGGAGGGTCCGGCGGCCATCCGGGCCCTGGCTGTCGCCTCCGCCTACCCGACCGTCGCGACGGACGCGGCCGATCCGCCGGGGGAAGCGGCCCACTACGGTGCGGACCGGCTGGTCACCCGCTGCGTGCGCACCGCCAGACCGGTCAGGGAGCCGCACCTCGACGCGGAGAAGATGTCAAGCGTGGCCCGCGACAGCCATGCGGCGGCACTTCTCACCGAAGCCGGAGTCCATTCGTACCTGGCGGTCCCGCTGATCGCGCGCGGCGAGGTGCTGGGCGCTCTCGACCTCAAACGCGCCCGCAACACGCTGCCCTTCACCGAGGACGACGCCCTGCTGGCAAGCGAACTGGCCGCTCGCGCCGCGGTGTGCATCGACAACGCACGTCTCTACCGCCAGCAGCGGGAGACCGCGCTGACCCTGCAGCGCAGCATGCTTCCCCGGACGCCCGGCGACCTCGTCGGACTCGAGGCCGCGTCCCGCTACGAACCGGCGGGTTCCGGCTACGAGGTGGGCGGCGACTGGTTCGACATCATTCCGCTGCGTGACGGCAGGACCGCGCTGGTGGTGGGCGACGTCATGGGCAGTGGCATCTACGCCGCCACGACCATGGGGCGACTGCGTACCGCTACCCAGACGCTGTCCAGACTCGCCCTCGATCCCGCCGAAGTCCTGCGGCACCTCGACGGGATCATCGCCGACCTGGACCCCTGGCTCGCCACCTGTGTCTATGCAGTCTTCGACCCGGACAAAGGGCAGTGTTGCGTGAGCACCGCCGGTCATCTTCCACCGGTCCTGGTGCCGGCAGCGGGCGTCCCGCACCTGCTCGACCTGCCCACCGGCGCACCGCTGGGCGTGGGCGGTATCCCCTTCCGGGACCTCACCATCGACCTCGCTCCGGGAGACCGGCTGGTGCTCTACACGGACGGTCTTGTCGAAACCCGCGACGAGGACATCGACGCCAGGCTGGATGCTCTCCTCGAACTGCTGCGCACCCCCGACCGGACGCTGGAGGACACCTGTGACCGGCTGCTGCGTGAGCTCCGCAATCCGGATGAGCAGGACGACGTGGCCCTTCTCATCGCACGCGTCCGCCCTCCTCACTCGAGTCCGCCGCCCACGACGGATGTCCGGACCGGTTGA
- a CDS encoding DinB family protein has protein sequence MTEPERNLSDSLELHLAYLDYYRSEIENKLTGLSRTDLRSSRLPSGWTPLELLKHLVFMERRWLRWGFAGEQVDQPWGDSAGGDPDGRWKVEPGETLPELLALLHAGGENTRSIVTGADTSAPGTVGGRFGADEQPTLNWILFHVLQEYARHAGHLDIARELSDGAAGE, from the coding sequence ATGACGGAGCCCGAGCGCAACCTCAGCGACTCGCTTGAGCTGCATTTGGCTTATCTGGACTATTACCGATCGGAGATCGAGAACAAACTCACCGGCCTCAGCAGAACAGACCTCAGGTCCAGCCGCCTGCCGTCCGGCTGGACGCCGCTGGAGCTCCTCAAGCATCTGGTGTTCATGGAGCGCAGGTGGCTGCGCTGGGGCTTCGCCGGAGAGCAGGTGGACCAGCCGTGGGGCGACTCCGCCGGGGGAGATCCGGACGGCCGCTGGAAGGTCGAGCCCGGGGAGACCCTCCCGGAACTGCTGGCTCTGCTGCATGCCGGAGGCGAGAACACCCGCTCGATCGTCACCGGCGCCGACACCTCCGCGCCCGGCACGGTCGGAGGCAGGTTCGGCGCGGACGAGCAGCCGACGCTGAACTGGATCCTCTTCCATGTACTCCAGGAGTACGCCCGGCACGCCGGACACCTCGACATCGCACGTGAGCTCTCCGACGGCGCAGCCGGAGAGTGA
- a CDS encoding LysR family transcriptional regulator: MDLDAVRTFVAAAEAGQFQQAAAALSITQQAVSKRIAALERDLDVRLFTRTARGAGLTIDGQAFLPHARELLRVAERADASVRPGRRALRVDVVNRRIVTAGLLQDFYRIHPGTELDVVTLDTDVDGAIAAVEAGTIDVTFHGVPAQQRLPGAIRAVRVIDEPHQLLVGPGHPLACARAVTPWQLAGHRIRMPGLDARGEVAAYYDELATAFGVTIDVIGPVFGNEALLAEIAGSSDLATLVGEGSRYLWPDSYDLRRIPIRDPAPVYPMSLIWRGDNPHPALIELRRYLDSRRPDSPDTNIWIPKWEQRAASRS, encoded by the coding sequence ATGGACCTCGACGCCGTGCGCACCTTCGTCGCTGCTGCCGAAGCCGGCCAGTTCCAGCAGGCCGCCGCTGCGCTGTCGATCACCCAGCAGGCCGTCTCCAAGCGCATCGCCGCACTGGAGCGAGACCTGGATGTGCGCCTGTTCACCCGCACCGCCCGCGGCGCCGGGCTCACCATCGACGGCCAGGCATTCCTGCCTCACGCCCGTGAACTTCTCCGGGTCGCAGAGCGGGCCGATGCGTCCGTCCGCCCCGGCCGGCGCGCTCTGCGCGTCGATGTCGTCAACCGGCGGATCGTGACAGCGGGGCTTCTCCAGGACTTCTACCGCATACATCCCGGGACCGAACTGGATGTGGTGACCCTGGACACCGACGTCGACGGCGCGATCGCCGCTGTCGAAGCCGGGACGATCGACGTCACCTTCCACGGCGTTCCCGCTCAGCAGCGGCTGCCCGGGGCGATCAGGGCTGTCCGGGTGATCGACGAGCCGCATCAGCTCCTCGTCGGACCCGGCCACCCGCTCGCCTGCGCCCGCGCCGTCACGCCCTGGCAACTCGCCGGACACCGGATCCGCATGCCCGGTCTGGACGCTCGCGGCGAGGTGGCCGCCTACTACGACGAACTCGCCACCGCTTTCGGCGTCACCATCGACGTGATCGGACCCGTCTTCGGGAACGAGGCGCTGCTGGCCGAGATCGCAGGCTCCTCGGACCTGGCGACCCTGGTCGGTGAAGGCTCGCGGTATCTGTGGCCCGACAGCTATGACCTGAGGCGCATACCGATACGTGACCCGGCGCCCGTCTACCCGATGTCACTGATCTGGCGTGGCGACAACCCCCATCCCGCGCTCATCGAGCTGCGCCGTTACCTCGACTCCAGACGACCGGACTCACCCGATACCAACATCTGGATACCGAAATGGGAACAACGGGCAGCCTCGAGGTCATGA
- a CDS encoding MFS transporter: MVARRSLGRQFGWLWAAYAVSAYGTALGFGAVPLIAVLALHAGPAEVSALAAVGPAVGALIAVPLAPWVEFRRKRPVMIAMDLTRLAVLATIPVAYALGRLGFVQLFVVSAVVAASKIAFNAAAGAYLKALVRPDDLLVANARFESTNWSSIAVGPPLGGMAIGLFGPVTTVAADALSYLFSALGITAIRGREEPPQTTGRSPVRAGALLDGWRHILGDPGLRPLYLNNMLVAGLIMATEPLLAVLLLRQLGFAPWQYGLAFAAPCVGGLIGSRLAPRVVARYGRHGVFRTVGTLRAIWLIGLAFVRPGVVGLVTVIAVELAIIVNMSLYTPVLATYRLEHTPRRLVARTLSAWSIGQQASIAVFTALGGLLAGVTSPRTALTVAGLLILTSPLLLPRRRRPAPVDDREPAASGPGPQQPNPSSTPAQP, encoded by the coding sequence GTGGTGGCGAGACGGTCACTGGGGCGGCAGTTCGGCTGGCTGTGGGCGGCCTATGCGGTCAGTGCCTACGGCACCGCGCTGGGGTTCGGGGCGGTCCCGCTGATCGCCGTGCTGGCGTTGCATGCCGGCCCGGCCGAAGTGTCCGCACTGGCTGCGGTGGGGCCTGCGGTGGGTGCGCTGATCGCGGTGCCACTCGCGCCGTGGGTGGAGTTCCGGCGCAAGCGCCCGGTCATGATCGCGATGGACCTGACCCGGCTTGCGGTCCTGGCGACGATCCCGGTCGCCTACGCCCTCGGCCGGCTCGGGTTCGTCCAGCTGTTCGTGGTCTCGGCCGTGGTCGCCGCATCCAAGATCGCCTTCAACGCGGCCGCCGGCGCCTACCTGAAGGCCCTCGTCCGGCCGGATGACCTGCTCGTGGCCAACGCGCGGTTCGAGTCCACGAACTGGAGCTCCATCGCGGTCGGGCCACCGCTGGGCGGCATGGCGATCGGGCTGTTCGGACCGGTCACCACCGTGGCGGCCGACGCGCTCAGTTATCTGTTCTCCGCGCTGGGCATCACCGCGATTCGCGGCCGGGAGGAACCACCGCAGACCACCGGCAGGAGCCCGGTCCGGGCGGGCGCCCTGCTTGACGGCTGGCGGCACATCCTGGGCGATCCCGGTCTGCGGCCGCTCTACCTCAACAACATGCTCGTCGCCGGTCTGATCATGGCCACCGAGCCGCTGCTGGCGGTGCTCCTCCTTCGTCAGCTCGGGTTCGCACCCTGGCAGTACGGCCTCGCCTTCGCCGCCCCCTGTGTCGGCGGACTCATCGGCTCCCGGCTGGCCCCCCGCGTCGTGGCCCGCTACGGCCGTCATGGCGTCTTCCGGACCGTCGGCACCCTGCGCGCCATCTGGCTCATCGGCCTGGCCTTCGTCCGTCCCGGCGTCGTCGGGCTCGTCACCGTGATCGCTGTCGAGCTGGCGATCATCGTCAACATGAGCCTGTACACCCCGGTGCTCGCCACCTACCGGCTCGAACACACCCCCAGGCGGCTCGTCGCCCGCACCCTGTCGGCCTGGTCGATCGGCCAGCAGGCGTCCATCGCCGTCTTCACCGCGCTCGGCGGGCTGCTCGCCGGCGTCACCAGCCCGCGCACCGCTCTCACGGTAGCGGGACTGCTCATCCTCACCAGCCCGCTGCTACTGCCCCGCCGGCGGCGTCCCGCACCCGTGGACGACCGCGAACCGGCCGCATCCGGCCCGGGCCCTCAACAACCGAACCCGAGCAGTACGCCGGCACAGCCGTGA